One genomic segment of Vibrio quintilis includes these proteins:
- the clpB gene encoding ATP-dependent chaperone ClpB translates to MRLDRFTSKFQVAISDAQSLALGRDHQYIEPVHLMVALLDQTGSPVRPLFTMLDVDVMHLRSKLGEILDRLPKVTGIGGDVQLSGAMGTLFNLCDKIAQKRQDSYISSEIFLLAVLEDKGQLGQLLKELGLTERKVSKAIEKIRGGQKVNDPNAEELRQALEKFTIDLTERAEQGKLDPVIGRDDEIRRTIQVLQRRTKNNPVIIGEPGVGKTAIVEGLAQRIINNEVPEGLRSRRVLSLDMGALVAGAKYRGEFEERLKSVLNELAKEEGNIILFIDELHTMVGAGKGEGSMDAGNMLKPALARGELHCVGATTLDEYRQYIEKDAALERRFQKVLVDEPSVEDTIAILRGLKERYELHHHVEITDPAIVSAASLSHRYVSDRQLPDKAIDLIDEAASSIRLQMDSKPEALDKLERKIIQLKIEQQALMNEQDDASEKRLNILNEELQEKEKEYIELEEVWNAEKAALSGAQHIKSELEQARLDMDVARRAGDLSRMSELQYGRIPELEKQLDLAAQAEMQDMTLLKNKVTDNEIAEVLSRQTGIPVSKMLEAEKAKLLRMEDVLHKRVVGQTEAVEVVSNAIRRSRAGLSDPNRPIGSFLFLGPTGVGKTELCKALAGFMFDSDDAMVRIDMSEFMEKHSVARLVGAPPGYVGYEEGGYLTEAVRRKPYSVILLDEVEKAHSDVFNILLQVLDDGRLTDGQGRTVDFRNTVVIMTSNLGSEQIQEYFRELDYQGMKEQVMNVVSHHFRPEFLNRVDENIVFHPLGKAHIKSIAAIQLERLSQRMLEKDYQLSVKEDALELIARVGYDPVYGARPLKRAIQQTVENPLAKSILKGSIEPDKTISLSVKDGEIMISQ, encoded by the coding sequence ATGCGTCTTGACCGGTTCACCAGCAAATTTCAAGTTGCTATATCTGATGCTCAGTCATTAGCATTAGGACGAGATCATCAATATATTGAGCCTGTTCATTTGATGGTTGCTTTATTAGATCAAACAGGCAGCCCTGTTCGCCCTTTATTCACGATGCTTGACGTTGATGTCATGCATCTGCGCTCTAAATTAGGAGAGATTCTCGATCGTTTACCCAAAGTAACCGGGATTGGCGGAGATGTGCAGCTTTCCGGAGCAATGGGAACCTTATTTAACCTGTGCGATAAGATTGCTCAAAAACGTCAGGATTCTTATATATCCTCTGAAATCTTTTTGTTAGCTGTTCTTGAAGATAAAGGTCAGCTAGGGCAGCTTTTAAAGGAACTAGGCTTAACAGAAAGAAAAGTGTCGAAGGCGATTGAGAAAATCAGAGGAGGACAAAAAGTTAATGATCCCAATGCTGAAGAACTGCGTCAGGCCTTGGAGAAATTTACAATTGATCTGACTGAACGGGCTGAACAAGGGAAACTTGATCCTGTCATTGGCCGGGACGATGAGATTCGTCGTACGATACAGGTATTACAGCGCAGAACAAAAAATAATCCGGTTATTATCGGTGAGCCTGGTGTTGGTAAGACGGCTATCGTTGAAGGTTTAGCTCAGAGAATTATTAATAATGAAGTGCCGGAAGGGTTGCGTAGCCGGCGAGTACTTTCTCTGGATATGGGAGCTTTAGTTGCCGGAGCGAAATACCGGGGAGAATTTGAAGAGCGTCTGAAGTCTGTACTAAATGAGTTGGCAAAAGAAGAAGGCAACATCATTCTGTTTATTGATGAGTTGCATACAATGGTTGGAGCCGGCAAAGGTGAAGGCTCTATGGATGCCGGAAATATGCTGAAACCGGCACTGGCAAGAGGGGAGCTACACTGTGTTGGTGCGACTACTCTGGATGAATACCGTCAGTATATAGAAAAAGATGCTGCCCTGGAGCGGCGTTTTCAGAAAGTACTGGTAGATGAACCTTCCGTTGAAGATACGATAGCCATATTACGTGGTTTGAAAGAGCGTTATGAACTGCACCATCATGTTGAAATTACGGACCCGGCGATTGTTTCGGCAGCCAGTTTATCTCATCGCTACGTTTCTGATCGCCAGTTACCGGATAAAGCGATAGATCTGATTGATGAAGCGGCTTCCAGTATCAGGTTGCAAATGGACTCTAAACCAGAGGCTTTAGATAAACTTGAACGTAAAATTATCCAGCTCAAAATTGAACAACAGGCTTTAATGAATGAGCAAGACGATGCGAGTGAAAAGCGTCTGAATATTCTTAATGAAGAGTTACAGGAAAAAGAAAAAGAATATATAGAGCTGGAAGAAGTCTGGAATGCTGAAAAAGCAGCTCTCTCCGGTGCTCAACACATTAAATCTGAATTAGAACAGGCAAGACTGGATATGGATGTGGCGAGAAGAGCCGGTGATCTGAGTCGAATGTCTGAACTGCAATATGGGCGTATTCCTGAATTAGAGAAGCAACTGGATTTAGCTGCACAGGCTGAAATGCAGGACATGACTTTACTAAAGAATAAAGTGACCGATAATGAAATCGCTGAGGTTCTGTCCAGACAAACAGGGATTCCGGTCTCTAAAATGTTGGAGGCTGAAAAAGCAAAATTATTGCGGATGGAAGATGTCCTGCACAAACGTGTTGTCGGACAAACTGAAGCTGTGGAAGTTGTTTCTAATGCAATCCGCCGAAGCAGAGCCGGATTATCTGATCCTAATCGCCCTATTGGGTCTTTCCTGTTTCTTGGTCCTACAGGGGTAGGTAAAACCGAATTATGTAAGGCTTTAGCCGGGTTTATGTTTGATAGTGACGACGCGATGGTTCGTATCGATATGTCTGAATTTATGGAAAAGCACTCAGTTGCCCGTCTTGTGGGAGCACCTCCCGGCTATGTTGGGTATGAAGAAGGTGGTTATCTGACAGAGGCTGTCCGGAGAAAGCCTTATTCTGTCATCTTGCTGGATGAAGTAGAAAAGGCGCATTCTGATGTATTTAATATCTTGCTTCAGGTACTAGATGATGGAAGGCTGACGGATGGACAAGGGCGAACGGTTGATTTTCGTAACACTGTTGTAATCATGACGTCTAACCTGGGCTCTGAACAAATTCAGGAGTATTTCCGGGAATTAGATTATCAGGGAATGAAGGAGCAGGTGATGAATGTTGTTAGTCATCATTTCCGGCCTGAGTTTTTAAACCGTGTGGATGAAAATATTGTATTCCACCCACTTGGTAAAGCGCATATTAAGTCGATTGCGGCAATTCAGCTGGAACGTCTGAGTCAGAGAATGCTGGAAAAAGATTACCAGCTAAGTGTGAAAGAAGATGCTTTAGAACTGATAGCCCGGGTTGGATATGATCCTGTCTATGGTGCCAGACCTCTGAAGCGTGCAATTCAGCAGACAGTTGAAAACCCCTTAGCTAAATCGATTTTGAAGGGAAGTATTGAGCCTGACAAAACTATTTCGTTATCAGTTAAAGATGGTGAGATAATGATTTCACAATAA